A window of Daucus carota subsp. sativus chromosome 2, DH1 v3.0, whole genome shotgun sequence genomic DNA:
TAGCTTCCATGTTTTTTTGCCAGATTAAGGTGAAATATTCTGTCCATAATGTATTGAAACTTTAATTCTGATGTGAACAAATGGTTTTTTCGTTGTAATTGCAATGATGGCAGTATCAGTTGTTTTTCTTATCGAGTTTTGTCTGATATGAAATATATTGAGAACTCCATATAAAAATGTCCCTTGCATCTAGTATTAAGTTGAACTTATAGTGATAATATTGCTTATTCTAGAATGCTGGTGATACCGTATGTTCTTTGTAACTAATTTTTGGCTAATTGTTGTAGGTTTATACTGATCCTACTAGTGGATTGAAATTCTATTCAAAGCCGCAGGTGTCTCGGTATCTGGAAAAGATAAACGGCAACTCTTCTCTACAGATTGTCATCAGTAGCAATTCTTCTCCGCGGATTGTCACTGGCTCCGCTAATGATGTTTGTCCCGTTATATGATCTCTAACTTTCCAAAACAATATGATAAACTATGATCTGTGATCAGTTTTTGACATGACAACAACCTCTAAAAGTCATATAACTGAACTAAGTTGCTCATTTTGCCCGTGGGAGTTCTTTGTTGAACAGATTTGTAAACAAAGATTTCATAAAAAGActtggaatttttttaatttcaggcAAACTCGTATTGAGTTTCTTTATCAGAAGATTGTGTTGCTTAATAATTATTCGCCTTATCAGTAGGTCACAATTTTTTTCGGTGTTGCACTACACCTAATAATGAAATCCATTTTGcgtaataaaaattttaattggcATTAGcttataattttacttttttctctTCTAATGCTTGGATTTTCAGACAATTTACAATTGTACTTCGACTGAACAAATCCTTTGGATGTATTGTATTGTTTCCAGCTATGCATAGATCAATCAACTGAAAGTGGACCCCTCTTGAAGCCAGATGTGTCTCCAAATCACCAGGTGAATAAAAGCAAATTTGATGAGAAGAAATTGAATGGTGGCAATGACCTAATCAACAGTGTGTGtgccataatttattttatagatagTTATGATATACCTTCAGAGATATTCCTTTTCTGATAATGACTTATATCCCAACTTTTTGTGTAGGGTACTTTCGAGAGGGTCATTGATGAAAAGTTTCCCGCAGGGTGGGTAAAAGAGATTAGAATGAGAAAAACTAGTGATAAGCATAAAGACCAGGTCAATATCTACTGTTTTCACATAGAACTAAATCAACTAATAGGTCTCTCTCTTTCTTacaatcaaaaagaaaaaaagatttatGCTTGAACGAGACTGAAATATGTAATTCACTATGATTTGCTGCATTAGACATTTGTTGTGTTGACAGATCTCAGATCTGTTGATTACACTGTCCTAATTTTTGATTCTTGTTCAGTTTTACATAGATCCTGTAAGCGGGTACATGTTCCGTTCAAAAGTGGATGCTCTACGCTTTGTGGAAACAGGAGATATCAAGATGTGCAAATGTAGGCCGATGAAAAGAGACATTAGTGATCTGAATTTGATAAGTAAAAGTACACCGGTAAGTTTTCAAATTTCAGTTGAACTTTCTTTGCAATAGAAAACATGGGCGTGCTCTGGTAATTTGTCTGGTGTGTCTGATAATAGGGTTCTCTTGTTTTCAGAATGATCTAGACCAGTCAAGAGGGGGGAGAAACTTCTCCAAGTCTGATTTCTCTGAAGAACACAAAACCAATCAGAGTAACATATCCGAAGACCCTTCCGTGGTCAAGGGGTCAATGAGCaatgtataaatatatcaaatatactTGAAATTATATGAAGTTGTGCTTGATTCTATGAATATCTCtgattcttttataataaaaaaatataggatACGTTCCGGAAGAATTCTTCTGAAGAGATACCACCAGGGTGGAAGATAGAATACAAAACCAGGAAAATGGCTAATCGAATTGTCAAAGATCCAGTAATGTCTATCCTTCTGGCTTCATTCTGGTGTTTTTACTATCTGTATCCATGGGCACACAAACACATCAATTCTACATTAATTACACATACTCCTTTCCAAAGAAATAACAAATATGAGGTTAACCGAAGAAGCAAAATGATATAGgctgaaatttaaattttgtgttcAAGATATACTGCAAGTTCTATCCGTTACTGCATTATCAAAGCAATGAAGTTGTTCCACACTGCAAAGTATAAGCAACATTATATTTGTTGAAAACTGTGTGAtatgtaattcaatttgtacaGTATTACTTGGATCCTGTTAGTGGCTATGAATTCCGCTCAAAGCCCGATGTTCTGCGTTATTTGGATACTGGAGATATTAATTCATGCAAAATCAAACCAAAGAAGAGGGATGTCAATGATCTGAAGACTGAGGAAAATACCTTTGTAAGTCTTTTATCTTAAGGGGTTTTGCTTAGTTGACTTGAAGTTCTCATCGTCCAGTATTATAATGTCATTTTATGGGTGTTCAAGTGTACACATTTACTTGTAGCTTTTGTTGTCAATGATCCTACACTCCTCAACATGATTGGGTCAAACTTGGTTTTGACTTGAAATGTTCTGGTAATAGCTTGTAGATCACTGCTATATTGGTATTATCATGCAGAAGTTAATAGAAGCTagctgatactccctccgtcccattttatgtgacccttattcctttttgggacgtcccaaaaagaatgaacctactatacttactatttttgaacactactttttactattacacccactactttcttccactatctccattctataataatataaacactattacacccactatcttcctccactatctcaaatctattattaaatattgataggtcccaccactttacccacttttcaactaaacttactacatttttcttaatttccgtgaaagtcaaaccagctcactctttttgggacggagggagtagtatatagTGTGTTAATAtctgtatttttttaataaagaaaaaatttaaaagcaaaTTGGCTTTTAATGCTGCCTTGAATGAGATTAAAGTTCGTAAATAGTATCGATGATGCTAATATACTTTGTTTTGAGTTTTTGAATGGTGAAAATTAAATCTGAAGACTTTGACTTTTAGTTTGGGCAGCacattttaatttcaaacaacgagaTATGGTGGAGGATGTAATAATTTGGTATTTGTTGACTGGAGTAGATGTTTGTTGGACCTGCTTGCTTACGTATCGGGGATCATCTATACCAtacttgttctttttttttccttgtttGTTTAGTTGTGTAATTACCAGAAAAATTGTAACAGTTGTGAAGTTTTCTCgtaaaatttgcaaaaatatgtgTTATGACTTGAACCCAAGTGCTATGTATTATGTGTTGAAGTTAGGCTCTGTATGTTTATGCACCACGTTGGGATCTCCAGTTAGGGTTTCTTAATTTATGCAACGACCTGATGTCTTAAACGAAACTATAACATATCTTCTGAAATGTtaaatttcttctttttattgCTGTATCTGATTGTTAGTTATTGTTTCTCCACTGCTTGCCAAGGTTccattaaaatataatgaatGAATTGACAGGTGGTTATTTGCAAAGTAATCTTATTTGGCATTGTTTTAACGACTGTTTTCTTTTCATATGTCCATTGTCATTTATTCATATAGATTATCTTCTGGTTTATGCACTGAAGTGATAATATTCCAGATTTACTTTACTAAATTTGAATCGGTGAACTTTTGCCTTTTCAGCCATCATCTGCTGAGGCGAAGAAATCAGGGACTACAACGAAAAGACAATCTCCTGGTCAGCAATAAGATTATAAGCTTACTTAAGTTCTCAGCATATACAAGTCTAAATGACAGTCAGATCATTTACTAATTTGGAATTTCCTGGTGTAGGTGAAATCATGGATAATACAATTGTGTCAAAAAGTGTAGTCTCACCAGAAGCTGGAAGGTCGAGGAGTAGGCGTAAAAGTGTATCTGTTCCTAAAATGGATCTTTCATCGCCCATGATGCAATCTAGCCAGAAGATCTCTGAGCCAATGAATAAAGAATCCAAGGGTGAAGAAACCGAAATCGTAAACCTTTCTACTGCTAATGACATTATTTTATCTGTGATAAacgatatcttcaatgatgatgaAGTTTTAGAGAGTGAGCGTATCATGCAAGAGACTGAGAGCGCAATTAAATCCAGGAAAGAGACTGAGAGCGCAATTAAATCCAAGAAAAAGAGAGTGCTTAACCCGCCTCTTCGATCTTCAAAAAGACTTGCAGGGGTCAATCTCAATAATACAGGGAAGAGTAGTCTAGGTGAATCTTCTCAAGCTTTAGCTGGGGGTGATGATGAAACAAAAGCTGATCCATTGTCACACATAAATGCCTCACCTCGTGAAGTACCCCAGCAACTTAAGACTCCGACTGAAGGTGAGGTTGCAGATCCTACTTTCATTTCGAACGAGAATATATTGAGCTATGGGTTGAATGGAAGTGGAGAGAAGCCAGTTGACCAATCTGTTACAGAGAACCAAATAGGGAAGCAGGTGACTGAGAAACTCGGTAATAGTCTTCAGAAAGAGTTGGCACAAAATGCTGGGCAACAAGGAGATGCCTCAGAAAACCATTTAGAGAGGCAGGAGATGGAGAAACAAAATGATGGGAGGAATTTATCAGAGCAGCCGCCAATTGAATATCCATATATGGAGGATCCATGTTTTGAATTTGCATTCAAAACTCTTACAGGGGCAATACCAGTTGAGGAGAACTTGTCATTTCAGGATTACTTTAAGCAGGAAGCGGATACCTCTCAAAATGAACACAATGGTCATGTAGGACAACCCATCTTTTCTTCAGTTGAAGTCGCATCCCAGTCTGCTGCCATAGAGACACCTGTGCCTTTGCAGCAGTTTCCTTCATATAGTACTTACCCTGCCAGCACCAGCTTGCCACCAGGCTTTGCCAACACCAGCGTGCCACCAGGCTTTGCCAACACCAGCATGCCACCGGGCTTTGCCAACACCAGCGTGCCACCGGGCTTTGCCAACACCAGCGTGCCACCAGGTTTTGCCAACACCAGCGTGCCACCAGGTTTTGCCAACACTAGTCAACAATCTGGATTCGTGCCCCCAGGTTTTGCGAACACAAGTCAACACTCTGGCTTTGGGACTGGATGGCAGACAACAGCCAAATGAAGAGATTATGTCATATTTATGGTAGAACAGATCTAGACAATCTAGCTAGTTATAAATTACGGTTAGAAAGTGCCGGTCCAATCATTAGCACAACATCGTTGTATAATTTTTAGCTAGTGCTTTTGTACTTTAACTGAGTCCTTTTCATGGTGATGGAGTTTGTTTTGCTTAGTACATACGACCAACGAATCACTGAATTTGTAATGCAAGATTACCGTGACTGGATtacttatttcttttattaactCAACTAAAGTGTTGGCGCCCCCACTAGAGTTTTTAGAGTACTTGATGTCATTTGAACTTCCATTGAATAAACAGTGTCGTGCTTTCAGTATTCATATCGTCAGTgctgttatttattttattttaattttttgacggAATCAATGCTGTTATTTTCCAGGTGTTCATGGAGGGAAAATGGAACTAATACTATGTTTTCATGCATTACATTCTAAATGAGATAGGTAGGGGAAAAAATGGAGATGAGGAGTGGGAGTGGGAGATTTTAATACTTCAAATACACGAGAGAGTGGATGATGGATATCACTTAGAGCATTCACATCTGGCCCCAATCTCCAACCCCAAAAACTTACTAAAAAtagtattttcttaaaaaaatttacaaatttttaaaagtttctTCCATCACATTCCCCATATTCAATCCCTATCCCCATAAAAGTATAAGATAAGActtgatatttataaaataataatgaaatgatAATGAAATGGAGGATAAATAGTGTATGGGGGATGAATAATGAAACCCCATATATGGGGATTTATTTCTAGTCCCCAAAACCAAACTCTATTTTGAGGTTCCGGTTCCGGATGTAGAGTGTATTTTTACAAAAGTTAGTAGATTTCTTTAAATTATAGGGATGGGTTTGGATTTGGGGGTTCAAATGTGAATGCTAAGCACACAATTTTCACACTTATT
This region includes:
- the LOC108209063 gene encoding uncharacterized protein LOC108209063 isoform X2, which produces MSSGQSPDWLPAGWNIRSKSNDYGKKIKFYVDPATGRKFYSKAQVEQYLEKTKTETVSESVPEVAIVPAVAICTPTNAVKNTNESTDWLPDGWIVEERARNSGATAGSKFKVYTDPKSGHKFYSKPEVLRYLAKTGGSTTPLLDINVVNKVSSTVVQTKQTNEEMKQTNEEIKQRKEEKKETNESPEWLPQGWSVESKTGDCGKRRKVYTDPTSGLKFYSKPQVSRYLEKINGNSSLQIVISSNSSPRIVTGSANDLCIDQSTESGPLLKPDVSPNHQGTFERVIDEKFPAGWVKEIRMRKTSDKHKDQFYIDPVSGYMFRSKVDALRFVETGDIKMCKCRPMKRDISDLNLISKSTPNDLDQSRGGRNFSKSDFSEEHKTNQSNISEDPSVVKGSMSNDTFRKNSSEEIPPGWKIEYKTRKMANRIVKDPYYLDPVSGYEFRSKPDVLRYLDTGDINSCKIKPKKRDVNDLKTEENTFPSSAEAKKSGTTTKRQSPGEIMDNTIVSKSVVSPEAGRSRSRRKSVSVPKMDLSSPMMQSSQKISEPMNKESKGEETEIVNLSTANDIILSVINDIFNDDEVLESERIMQETESAIKSRKETESAIKSKKKRVLNPPLRSSKRLAGVNLNNTGKSSLGESSQALAGGDDETKADPLSHINASPREVPQQLKTPTEGEVADPTFISNENILSYGLNGSGEKPVDQSVTENQIGKQVTEKLGNSLQKELAQNAGQQGDASENHLERQEMEKQNDGRNLSEQPPIEYPYMEDPCFEFAFKTLTGAIPVEENLSFQDYFKQEADTSQNEHNGHVGQPIFSSVEVASQSAAIETPVPLQQFPSYSTYPASTSLPPGFANTSVPPGFANTSMPPGFANTSVPPGFANTSVPPGFANTSVPPGFANTSQQSGFVPPGFANTSQHSGFGTGWQTTAK
- the LOC108209063 gene encoding uncharacterized protein LOC108209063 isoform X3, coding for MSSGQSPDWLPAGWNIRSKSNDYGKKIKFYVDPATGRKFYSKAQVEQYLEKTKTETVSESVPEVAIVPAVAICTPTNAVKNTNESTDWLPDGWIVEERARNSGATAGSKFKVYTDPKSGHKFYSKPEVLRYLAKTGGSTTPLLDINVVNKVSSTVVQTKQTNEEMKQTNEEIKQRKEEKKETNESPEWLPQGWSVESKTGDCGKRRKVYTDPTSGLKFYSKPQVSRYLEKINGNSSLQIVISSNSSPRIVTGSANDLCIDQSTESGPLLKPDVSPNHQFYIDPVSGYMFRSKVDALRFVETGDIKMCKCRPMKRDISDLNLISKSTPNDLDQSRGGRNFSKSDFSEEHKTNQSNISEDPSVVKGSMSNDTFRKNSSEEIPPGWKIEYKTRKMANRIVKDPYYLDPVSGYEFRSKPDVLRYLDTGDINSCKIKPKKRDVNDLKTEENTFPSSAEAKKSGTTTKRQSPGEIMDNTIVSKSVVSPEAGRSRSRRKSVSVPKMDLSSPMMQSSQKISEPMNKESKGEETEIVNLSTANDIILSVINDIFNDDEVLESERIMQETESAIKSRKETESAIKSKKKRVLNPPLRSSKRLAGVNLNNTGKSSLGESSQALAGGDDETKADPLSHINASPREVPQQLKTPTEGEVADPTFISNENILSYGLNGSGEKPVDQSVTENQIGKQVTEKLGNSLQKELAQNAGQQGDASENHLERQEMEKQNDGRNLSEQPPIEYPYMEDPCFEFAFKTLTGAIPVEENLSFQDYFKQEADTSQNEHNGHVGQPIFSSVEVASQSAAIETPVPLQQFPSYSTYPASTSLPPGFANTSVPPGFANTSMPPGFANTSVPPGFANTSVPPGFANTSVPPGFANTSQQSGFVPPGFANTSQHSGFGTGWQTTAK
- the LOC108209063 gene encoding uncharacterized protein LOC108209063 isoform X1, producing the protein MSSGQSPDWLPAGWNIRSKSNDYGKKIKFYVDPATGRKFYSKAQVEQYLEKTKTETVSESVPEVAIVPAVAICTPTNAVKNTNESTDWLPDGWIVEERARNSGATAGSKFKVYTDPKSGHKFYSKPEVLRYLAKTGGSTTPLLDINVVNKVSSTVVQTKQTNEEMKQTNEEIKQRKEEKKETNESPEWLPQGWSVESKTGDCGKRRKVYTDPTSGLKFYSKPQVSRYLEKINGNSSLQIVISSNSSPRIVTGSANDLCIDQSTESGPLLKPDVSPNHQVNKSKFDEKKLNGGNDLINSGTFERVIDEKFPAGWVKEIRMRKTSDKHKDQFYIDPVSGYMFRSKVDALRFVETGDIKMCKCRPMKRDISDLNLISKSTPNDLDQSRGGRNFSKSDFSEEHKTNQSNISEDPSVVKGSMSNDTFRKNSSEEIPPGWKIEYKTRKMANRIVKDPYYLDPVSGYEFRSKPDVLRYLDTGDINSCKIKPKKRDVNDLKTEENTFPSSAEAKKSGTTTKRQSPGEIMDNTIVSKSVVSPEAGRSRSRRKSVSVPKMDLSSPMMQSSQKISEPMNKESKGEETEIVNLSTANDIILSVINDIFNDDEVLESERIMQETESAIKSRKETESAIKSKKKRVLNPPLRSSKRLAGVNLNNTGKSSLGESSQALAGGDDETKADPLSHINASPREVPQQLKTPTEGEVADPTFISNENILSYGLNGSGEKPVDQSVTENQIGKQVTEKLGNSLQKELAQNAGQQGDASENHLERQEMEKQNDGRNLSEQPPIEYPYMEDPCFEFAFKTLTGAIPVEENLSFQDYFKQEADTSQNEHNGHVGQPIFSSVEVASQSAAIETPVPLQQFPSYSTYPASTSLPPGFANTSVPPGFANTSMPPGFANTSVPPGFANTSVPPGFANTSVPPGFANTSQQSGFVPPGFANTSQHSGFGTGWQTTAK